TATCTGTTTTGATGTTGGAATTGGCAGAAAGGGTATGCTATTCTTGATCTAGAGAGACTAAATCCTTCTGGAGTTAAAGACATTTGCCTCTCAAAGTATCTCGCTGCGGTCCTGCAGGTGGTTACATCTTCAGTTTTTATTCTTTGGTAAATTTATCGTATCCTTTTGGGTATTTTCTTGACTCTTCTTTGCTCTTGAAACTCCAGTTTATCTCTCAACGGCAAAGACCAATCAGAGGAAACACTTCAAAGTTGCTTTTGAACTACCTCCGCTCAAGTCCATGCAGGGTAAGCATTTTTCATGTTGTTCTGCTCCTCTAGATTTTATTCTGTACTATTTTAAGTGACATTTGCTTCATTTGGGGTACTCAGACATCTCTAACAGCTGCTGGTTGCTACCTTAGTCCGGCTCCAGGGTCGAAGGGTACCAAAATTATAGTTTCCTGTTCTTCTGACTGTCCTTTACCGTCAAAGACAGAACTCTTGAACATTTGCTTCAATGAAACTCAGAAAAATCCTACATCTGATGACCTTGGACAAATTATATCAGAAGCAAAATCTATTTCAGATCATGCGGCCCCAAGCAGATTGTTTGAAGTCCAATTTTTGGATGTTGCATCTGGATCCGTATTGAGTAAAGCCAGAGAGCTCAGTCTTCTAAGCGAATCAACCTATACAACCATCGGTCTACTGCAGAGGGATGAAACCAGTAGGTTCATAACTAAAACAGAAGAGAAATCAGTGGCTGAACCAGACCATGGAACCAACATTGCATCTTCCTCTGATATAGTACATCTTAGGCCAGAGCAAAATCTCTACTTCATGAACCGGTTTCTCATCAGATGGAACTTGAGTGACCACCAATGTGATGAAGCGTTCTGCGGAAATTGTCCAGTGAGAACAGCTACATCAGTGGAGGTTCGGCTCATGGTTGAATCCGACTGGCTATATTTAGCAGAGCTTTCAAGATGCTTGAACACAAATCACTCTACGTCATCCTCACAAAAAGCTCTCAGGTCCTTAAAGTTTATTCCAGCCGCTGCAAGGAGAAGCCTACCTGTCTTGCTCAATCACTGTGGATTACTCCTTGGCGTTCCTGTATGAGAAATTTCCAtctttaaaccatttttttggtcaGATTTaacaattccaaaaccataGATTGATTATTTCCTGTGTGCTTTTCAGGCTATTGGTTTCAGTTATTGTTCATGCCTTGAAGCATCTGCAGTGTTAATTCCAAGAGTACCACTCGGAGGCGGTCATAGCTCATTTCTTTAGCCATATCCTGTTGCATTCATTCAATTCTAACAGACATTTATTCACTTGTACCAAATTCTTGTGAAACGAAATAATATTTGATCAAGAATCTGTATCCTAGGCAACTTTCGATATTGAAAATCGCCAATTACactcgtttttgttttcattcagAGTTTATGACAAAGAAAATGATCATACTCCGCCGTGGCCACCTCGTTCTTTCAGTGGTTGAAATGAAGTAGTAAACCATTGTTTCCAAGCTGCATCCTTCTGTTGCTCGACCCATGAGAGGAAAGCACTGTCTACTAGGCAAAAGATATTGACGTAAAGCAACTGGTATTGCACGGGAACATATCTGAAGTTTGCAATCTGAAGAAGCGGCCATGCTCCGCCTTCAAGAGCTAGAGCCGGAAGAAAATCCCTCTTGAGTCCTTCTTTCACCTCAGCTGTGTTCTTGCCTGTGGCGTATCCCATGTATGTGAAGAACACCAGTAGATCTATAGGCCCAAAGATAAGACCATCCATTGCAACTTTAGCAGCTACAAAACGTGTTGACTTTGGCACATATCGAAGCTTCAGTTTTATGAATTTATCCAGGCCTTCGTACCTGTGCAACCGAATATAGAACTATATCAGGTTTATCAATCTATCTACAAACCACTCTTTCTCAGTATCTGATTCGGTGTCGTTTTATTAGGTGAGGCGCAGCATAGGATATACAAAAGCTACAACTAAATGATCTGAgatcagaagaaaacaaaccagAAGTGGCCAACAGGTCCGacgaaaccaaacccaaacatGCTCGTGATAGCTACTCGCTTCCAGTTGACCTTGAATTTTGCATCTGCGTCACCATCTTTATTTGTTTCCTGTTAATATTGAACACTGTTTTAGTGCTGGATCAGAGGTAGGTCAATAGAGTCCCGAGATATAGCCAAAACTAAGCAATATATATTGGCAAAACTTAAATAGATATCATCTTTTAAAATGGGAAAACAGATTTCTACATACCACGCACCGTCTAAAGGAAAACGAATGTCAACGTATAAGCCAGAAAACATCTCAAAGTACCAAATGACTCTGAGCTTAGTTAGTGGTTTCTTGAATTCTAAAGGTTCTTTCGCAGCATAAGATGTCACAACTATAAAACATCTCATGATTCCATAGAAGGTAAGCAATAGGCTAAAGTTGCTAATCAAGAAATAAATACAATACAGCATGAACATCTCTACCAATGGACCAAAATAGTGAGTGATAATACAATGTTAACATACAACTACCACAGTGAAAAAATCACACTGGCTCCACGATTATCTTTTAAGTATACCTATCACCATCAACCCCTCTTTTGAGCTGTTTCATgctttgaaaaaagaaaactgaagcTGTAGTGCCCACAACGTTCTGGCCTAAGCACTAAAACGTCTGTGATTGTTGGAAAGAGCCATTAGGTTGACAGTACACAATCATGGGATCTCAGAAAACAAGTGAATGCATGTTTCTAATCGTCATACAACAAATGAATCCAAGTGCTATTGCTTACTTATATGAATGACCTAATCCTTGAAAGATGTAAGAGCAAGAAGGCTCTAGAAATAGCATCAAGGTCTAAGGACGAGCTGCTTCAACCAATACATTTGATTCAAACACTAACCGATTCAGTGAAATGTCCCAAATACACTGATTGCACAGGAATCAAATCAATCTATACGAAAAATCATGAAACCCAGAGATATCGAGATGTAGATTCACGAACCTAAACTAATTTCAGCAAAATCAACACcaaaagaaacatgaaacaGTATCAAGAATCGGAGAGAATCCCCAATTTAAAGAAAACTTCAAACGAAGGtcaaaagagagagggagagggagatcGGGAGAAATGACTAACGgtgagacgaagaagacgagttTTGGCAGTGGAGTGAGTGATGTATTGAGCGGTGACATCGCCGAATCCCCAAAGAAATCCAGAACTGATGACCTGAGTTTTCACTGGATGAACCGTCAAGCATCGCTGGTACCATCTCCAAAGCTTCAACATAATGTACCAGTCGTCTTAACCGTCGCCGTCGCCGcgataaagagagagaaccaGCCGTGGAAAGGAGAAGGGCGAATTTGATTGGTTAAGAGGAAAGAGGTTGACACAGCGCTTAACCTCTTCTTCCTaaacgtcttcttcttctctttaatcctttcttcatttatttttttattttatttttccccgAGTCAAACAAATAcactcaaaaaaaatatgttaatatcATTATAGGCTTTTTATTGGGCTTCGGCCCATCAACATTTAAAccttatttgttatgttgttttgtgtCGGCAACCTATCAAAAATAGGGTTAAAAGGGAAAAACCTCACACGCAATTTCAAactaaacacaaaacataaataaacaaaagtttaaattttaatatttttttcttacaaaattggAGAATCACATAAGCAAAAGGAATTTTGAGTATAAACCTAACTTCTATACGACTATACTACGTTACGTTGATCCTGGTTGAGACTTGAAACAATGACAAAGATGATGTCAAATCTTTCAAGGGATTTAGCGGAGGAGGTGCTCTCTAGGGTACCGGTTACATCTCTGAGAAGAGTCCGATCAACTTGCAAAAAGTGGAACACAATATCCAAAAATCACTTCTTTAAAAAGAAACACCTTGGTCGACAAGCAAAACTAGCAACAAAGGAAAGAGAGTTTATGGTCGTCATGATTATGGATTTAAGGGTTTATTTGATGAGCGTCAATCTTCAC
The Camelina sativa cultivar DH55 chromosome 15, Cs, whole genome shotgun sequence DNA segment above includes these coding regions:
- the LOC104747008 gene encoding PXMP2/4 family protein 2, with amino-acid sequence MLKLWRWYQRCLTVHPVKTQVISSGFLWGFGDVTAQYITHSTAKTRLLRLTETNKDGDADAKFKVNWKRVAITSMFGFGFVGPVGHFWYEGLDKFIKLKLRYVPKSTRFVAAKVAMDGLIFGPIDLLVFFTYMGYATGKNTAEVKEGLKRDFLPALALEGGAWPLLQIANFRYVPVQYQLLYVNIFCLVDSAFLSWVEQQKDAAWKQWFTTSFQPLKERGGHGGV